In Deltaproteobacteria bacterium, a genomic segment contains:
- a CDS encoding L,D-transpeptidase family protein, protein MIADFAVTRGASAAFDAAGRTCTSIAATAATHTHRLPVCIAICLPTFAPCREGSISQVIPSRQETRLAPEYRPTSRGRRQNRGAVAVVSRSVGMGIGVTRRVAVVSGVCAVLWLGSLLTFVATSTNASRWTEEDFATRNPTRYPVSGSPGAGGTSIVGALETYVVEEGDTLLDVGRHFDLGYNEMTSANPGVDPWMPSPKEVLVIPTEFVLPDARPAGVIVNIPEMRLYHFRGGTLVTYPVGLGRDDWRTPEGTFKIRGKTESPTWVIPESIRAEHIRERNDPRTFIAGGDPENPLGQYRLELTLPLYALHGSNMPWGVGMQVSHGCIRLYNEDIAILFREVTVGSPGEFLYQPVKLGSRDGEIFVEVHPDIYGLRGNLEDEANRIIAQRGWIDRVDPVRLHRSIRDQTGVPTSVSYRGRPETAAPQH, encoded by the coding sequence ATGATCGCCGACTTCGCCGTCACGCGCGGCGCGTCCGCCGCATTCGATGCCGCCGGTCGCACCTGCACGAGCATTGCCGCAACCGCCGCCACCCACACCCACCGACTACCGGTTTGCATCGCGATTTGCCTCCCGACCTTCGCACCCTGCCGCGAAGGCAGTATTTCACAGGTCATTCCGTCTCGACAAGAAACGCGCCTTGCTCCAGAGTACCGGCCGACCAGCCGCGGACGTCGTCAGAATCGCGGCGCGGTGGCTGTCGTTTCGAGGAGCGTTGGAATGGGGATTGGGGTTACGAGGCGTGTCGCGGTGGTCAGTGGGGTCTGTGCTGTCCTGTGGCTCGGATCGCTCCTGACGTTCGTCGCGACGTCGACGAACGCATCGAGATGGACCGAGGAAGACTTCGCCACCCGGAACCCGACTCGTTACCCGGTCAGCGGATCGCCCGGAGCGGGTGGCACAAGCATCGTCGGTGCCCTCGAGACTTACGTCGTGGAGGAGGGCGACACCTTGCTCGACGTTGGTCGCCATTTCGACCTCGGATACAACGAGATGACGTCCGCGAATCCCGGCGTGGACCCTTGGATGCCATCGCCGAAAGAAGTGCTGGTGATCCCTACGGAGTTCGTGCTGCCGGACGCCCGTCCTGCGGGTGTCATCGTGAACATTCCGGAGATGCGGCTCTACCATTTCCGCGGCGGAACCCTGGTGACCTATCCCGTCGGACTCGGTCGCGACGATTGGCGAACGCCGGAGGGAACGTTCAAGATCCGAGGCAAGACCGAGAGCCCCACCTGGGTCATCCCGGAATCGATCCGCGCCGAGCACATCCGTGAGCGCAACGATCCCCGAACGTTTATCGCGGGCGGCGACCCCGAGAACCCGCTCGGCCAGTATCGTCTGGAATTGACGCTCCCGCTCTACGCACTCCACGGGTCGAACATGCCCTGGGGTGTCGGCATGCAAGTCAGCCATGGATGCATCCGACTCTACAACGAGGACATCGCGATCCTCTTTCGGGAGGTGACGGTTGGGAGTCCCGGGGAGTTCCTCTACCAACCCGTCAAGCTGGGCAGTCGCGACGGCGAGATCTTCGTCGAGGTCCACCCGGACATCTACGGGCTCCGAGGCAACCTGGAAGACGAAGCGAACCGGATCATTGCGCAGCGTGGTTGGATCGATCGCGTCGATCCGGTGCGTCTACACCGCTCGATCCGAGATCAGACTGGTGTTCCCACGTCTGTCTCGTACCGGGGAAGACCGGAAACGGCCGCGCCCCAACATTGA
- a CDS encoding glutamate--cysteine ligase codes for MSEFTTGSDPAAQQPIEDVEQLIRYVASGAKPEADWRVGTEYEKVGVLQENGWAAPFSGKRGIETVLERLAERFGWIPKRERGRLIALTGRDANITVEPGGQLELSGEQCSSIHCAHAELIEHIKEIVTVGAELGIVFLGLGIQPVSRVEAIEWVPKRRYEIMGPYMTRVGTLGQKMMKQTATVQANFDFGDERDAMRKFRVAMGLVPLISAMFANSSLSEGRTNGFMTLRGHIWTDTDNARSGLMRFAFSPEASIDDYVEWALDVPMYFIIRNGEYVETHQTFRDYVRNGMGSERATLEDWALHLTTLFPEVRLKRYLEVRSADSQPPELMLALPALLKGILYERDSLEGAWDLVRSWTWEERLAIYRDAHREGLYARIRRIALADLGRELVTIGAAGLRRQNKLDAKGEDERIYLDRLEELVRHGKSLGRMLAELWEGPWNRDVTRLIEHTTYRLPQ; via the coding sequence ATGTCGGAGTTCACGACGGGGAGCGACCCAGCAGCGCAGCAACCGATCGAAGACGTCGAGCAGTTGATTCGCTATGTGGCGAGCGGCGCGAAGCCCGAAGCCGACTGGCGTGTCGGCACGGAGTACGAGAAGGTCGGGGTCCTTCAGGAGAATGGCTGGGCAGCCCCCTTCAGCGGAAAGCGCGGCATCGAGACCGTGCTCGAGCGCCTCGCCGAGCGGTTCGGGTGGATCCCGAAACGCGAGCGTGGTCGGCTCATCGCTCTCACGGGTCGCGATGCGAACATCACGGTCGAGCCCGGCGGACAGCTGGAGCTCAGTGGTGAGCAGTGCTCGAGTATTCACTGCGCCCACGCGGAGCTGATCGAGCACATCAAAGAGATCGTCACGGTCGGCGCCGAGCTCGGGATCGTTTTCCTCGGCCTCGGTATTCAACCGGTCAGCCGGGTCGAGGCGATCGAATGGGTGCCCAAACGGCGGTACGAGATCATGGGTCCGTACATGACGCGCGTCGGAACTCTGGGTCAGAAGATGATGAAGCAAACGGCTACGGTGCAGGCGAATTTCGACTTCGGCGACGAACGCGATGCGATGCGAAAATTCCGGGTGGCAATGGGGCTCGTCCCCTTGATCTCCGCGATGTTCGCGAACTCGTCCCTTTCCGAGGGGAGGACGAACGGCTTCATGACCCTGCGGGGTCACATATGGACCGATACTGACAACGCGCGTTCGGGACTGATGCGGTTCGCATTCTCACCCGAGGCGAGTATCGACGACTACGTCGAATGGGCGCTCGACGTGCCGATGTATTTCATCATCCGAAACGGAGAGTACGTGGAGACGCATCAGACGTTTCGCGACTACGTGCGGAACGGCATGGGAAGCGAGCGCGCCACTCTCGAGGACTGGGCGCTCCACCTGACGACGCTCTTTCCCGAGGTTCGGCTGAAGCGATACCTCGAGGTGCGGAGCGCGGACAGCCAGCCGCCGGAACTGATGCTGGCGTTGCCGGCGTTGCTCAAGGGGATACTCTACGAGCGGGACTCGCTGGAAGGGGCGTGGGATCTCGTGCGCTCGTGGACCTGGGAGGAGCGGCTGGCGATCTATCGCGACGCGCACCGCGAGGGCCTCTACGCGCGGATCAGGAGGATCGCCCTCGCCGACCTGGGTCGCGAGCTCGTCACCATCGGCGCAGCGGGCTTGCGCCGACAGAACAAGTTGGATGCCAAGGGCGAGGACGAGCGGATCTATCTAGACCGGCTCGAAGAGCTGGTGCGTCACGGGAAGTCTCTCGGACGGATGCTTGCGGAGCTCTGGGAAGGTCCGTGGAATCGCGACGTCACACGCCTCATCGAGCACACAACGTACCGGCTCCCGCAGTAG